The DNA window GGGCGCAGCAAATTCTAGATGGAATGGATCAGAATAATCTTGTTTTGGAGTCGGAACCACTTCTGGAACCCTGGCTTTGTCGAGAACTACTGGAGCCATTTATCCGCCAGTCTATCAGCTTTAATCTGGATCAAATGGTAGTTCCACCAACTCCCCGCCAGCGTGGCAAAAGTATTCAGTCCTTAGTAGGGGAATGTAACAAAGAGGCGTTACTGCAATTTCTGGATGATGAACAATCGAAACAGCAGGCGTTAGCCTTTGCCCATTCGGAGGCGGTTGAAGATTGGGTAGTCCGTTTACAGGAGTTTTTCATTCATAACCAGGAACCGATCTCTTTTATGCGGCTGGTTCGATCGACCGAATTAAACTGGGTGGAAGTCTGGATGGGTTTGCTGCTGGGTGGGTTTTGGCTAGAGCAACAGGGAGAATTTTACGATCCCTCTACGTTGATGGCACAGGGTTAAATTAGGCAAGAGATCTAAAATCAAGAGCGACCTTGAGAACAAGGGCAAGATTTCCTGAACAGGGTTGCTGGTAAGTCTTTTGCTGCAAGCGACGGGTGTTGCGTAACAGGTGGCCCTGTATCAACCGTTCGTAGCGGGCGGGGATTGCCTGAGCTTAACCAAAACGTTTTGGTTAACTCCCTTTTTGAAACTTCGCTTTCGACTCACTCCATCTTAGCCAAATATCACTGCTGTCCTTAGGATTGCGAATTAAATAACCTGCGTAGGTTGGGTTGAAGTATGAAACCCAACATCTGCGGGGTGCTGGGTTTCGCGCACTCAACCCAACCTACAAAAGTCGATGTTATTTAATTCTTGTTCCTTAGGAATGGTGTATAAATAAAATTCCAGGTTGAGGGAGAGGGGGAGAGGGGGGATATTTCTCAAAGAGTCCCCAAGCTCGGCTTTAAGGCGCTTGATTGAGATCTATCTCTCGGTTCCTGGTTCCTGGCGCACAACCCTAGCTTTTTTTCCCATCTTTTTGTTTCAGATTCGGGAATCGGTGATAGGATTGAACTATAAGTTTTGGTTAATCAGCTAATGCCGAAAGTTAAAGTTGCTGATTCAACGGTGCTGCCTGAAAAGTGTCCTAAAATTCTGGCGTTCGCCAATCAAAAAGGGGGATCAGGAAAATCAACGGGGGCAGTTCATGCGGCGGATTGGTTTATTCAAAAGGGCCGTTCCGCGATTTTGGTTGACGCGGATGGGCAGCAAAGTTCATCCAGTTGGCTGAAAGATTTAGAGTTACCCTGTAAGGTCATTAGCGATCCAGAAGCGCTGTTTGACGAATTGCCCAGGTTGGCAAAATCCTATGATGTGGTTGTGGTCGATGGACCTGGAAATGCAAGTGAGGTGACAAAGGCAGTTTTAATCCGATCCGATCTGATCTTGATCCCCTGTCGAGATTCAATGATTGACCTGGCAAGCACAGGTAAAATTGTGCAGTTTGTGCGGCAGGCAAAGGAGATTCGAGGCGGGCTACCGATCGCAGCGATCTACCTCAATGCGGTTAAAGATAATACGATTCTGTTGCGTGAAGCCAGAGAGGCTTTACAAAGTGGAATTATCCCACTGCTGAATACGACACTTCCTGATCGTCAGTGCATTAAGGATTCGCCAGGTCAGGGTAATACCGTATTCCGAATGAAGGGAGAAGCTGCCAGGACAGCAGCGCGTGCATACACCAAACTCTTTGTTGAAGCCTTGAAGTTATTTGACTCTGAATCATGACTACTCGCCGAAAACTTAAGGATGCGATCGCCAGTAACGAAGAGTTAAGCTTCGTTTTTGGTCAATCGACTGCGGAAAAAATTGTTCAAACCGTAGAAGCGGTTCAAGAACAGATGATTCCATTTCGTTCCATCCTTTGTACCTTCTCATTTGTTCCCGACCAAAAACCGGTTCGCCATTACTACGATGCAGGTGAACTGGAGCAATGGGCGCTCAATGATATTCAACCCAATGGAATTCGTTCCCCCCTTTGGGTACGATCGCACCCGATCGTATCAGGAAAGTATGAACTGGTTGCAGGTCTCCGACGTTTGAAAGCAGCCGAGATCCTTGGGTTGGAATTCCTTCCAGCTAAGATTTTTGACTGGGATGACCGGACCGCTTTTCACGCTGCCATATCAGAAAATTCAAACCGACGAGATTTTAGTGCTTTAGAAGAACTGGATAACACTTTACGGTTGCTCGAAATTCAGTTAGGGTACGATACCGATGAGGTTGTTAGCTTTCTCTACCGAATGAACAACGCAACCAAAGGAACCACTAACCAAAACGTTTTGGTTAGCGAAGAAGCTGAACTGGTACAGCAAATCTTTAATGCCTTTGGGCGAATTACCTGGCAATCTTTTGTTGCAACCCGACTTCCGCTTCTTAAGAAGCCGAACGACATTTTGGATGCAATTCGGCAAGGCAAGATTCAGTATACGAAAGGAATTTTAATTGCCAGTGTCAAAGATCCTGATGCTCGTCAGGATCTCTTAGAAGAAGTAATCGAAGCTTCATTACCCCTGTCTGAAATCAAGCAACGGATTAAAGCCTCAAACGATGGCACTCAGCGACCGACGGGATCTGCTGCAAAATCAGTTAGCCTACAGCAACGTTTGACGCAAACCGTTCAGATGGCAAAAAGGAATAAATCCCTCTGGCATGATCCCAGTAAAACCCAACAGATCGAGCAGGTGATTGGTCAATTGGAGGCAATTGTGATGAGTTAGAGCTACCTGCATTTCGAGAGTGTACTCTTAAAGCCATCCCAAATTTGTTGTTCCTGCACGGCAAAATTCTTTTTCTTCACATTCAGGTTTAATACTTCACTGGAAGCGTTAAAATTAAATCCCAGTAGGGCAACGGTTCCAGCTACGTCACTTTTGACGACAATTTCACCGCTGGTATCACCCCGGTATTCAAGGGAGCCTCCCCGTGCAGTATTGTTTCGCTTTAAGCAGCTAAAAACCTTGGGCGTAACGCACCGAAAGGGTGGACTGGTGCGAGCCAGATCGGCAGCAGAGCATCTTGATTGGGCGACGACCTGGGTTATTTGCGATAGGGGGAACGCCTGGGCTAAATTATTCTCCGATCGATAAAAAATAGTTGAGTTTAGTGCCCAGGAAATTGTTAAAGGGGCAATCATCCAGTATTTGGGCATGGTTGGAATCATAGAAATTATCCTTATTTTACAGAGACTAGTTTGCGTCCACGCCAGGTCCATCCCCAACCTGTTTCGGCTTTAATAACGGAGGTGATCGCCAGCAGGGCAATCAAGAAGCCACCAATGCTTTGCAGCCACCAATATTTTGTGGAGGTTCCCAGGGCTTGTGATCCTAATTTTCTGATCCAGAATTGCAGAACGATCGCCAGTCCTGCTAATCCAATTTCAGCCCAGAGGATGGCGGTTGAATTCTGAAGAACTTGCACAGTGGCGATGGCTAAACCTACCCAGGGAATTGTGTAAACCAGGATCATGACAATCATCAGAAGTACCATCAGACCGAAATTCTGTTGTGCTCCAACATATAAAACTTTTGTCCATCCTTCCCAGAGCGACTGCCAGTTACGGTACATACGGAGTGATGCAAGATCGGTCCCAATAAATTGCTGAAGCTTAAACCCACCGTGTTTTAGCTTGCGGGCAAACGCCACGTCTTCAGCAATCTGTCCAGCAACGGATTGGTGTCCCCCGATCTCATTATAGGTAGAGGCTCGAAACAGAAGAAAGGGACCCAGGGCAAAGGAAGTTTTTGCTTTTGGATTTTTGACGGCTTGGGAATTGAAGCTGACGATCAAATTGATGAACATGAGCGGCTGCACCAACCACTCGATTAATGAGCCGCAAACGATTGTCGGAATGCAGGTCAAAAAATCAAGTTGGTGGGCGATCGCAACCTGAACCACTGCCGAAATGGCATCCGGTTTTAAGCGCATATCCGCATCGATAAAGAGTAGGAATTCTCCTTTAGCCAGCGATGCCCCCTGGTGGCATGCCCAATTCTTACCCGTCCAGACTTGATCACTGGGTCTGGGCAATCCTGCGATCAGATTGAGCCTTGGATCAGCCAATTGCATTTGCAAGGTTTGGAGAATCTCTGGTGTGCGATCGGTGGACTGGTCATCAATAATCCATACTTCCAGTTGGGCTGCCGATCGTTGGGTACTGGTGATAACGGACTTAACGCAATCCTCAATATTTTCTTCCTCATTAAAAGCTGGGATGATGACTGAAATTTTGGGAAGTGGCGATTTAGAAGCAGTTCGTACCTCAGCAGCCTGGGATGAAGCAATTTGTGGTAACTGCTTCACCGCCCGGTGTACGTTGATTAGATAGCCAATTGATATAGAAGTAGAAATCAATAGAATTACAAGCAAAATGAAGCTATTACCCGTTGAAAACATAAGGGGTCAACGTTGGATTTTATCTCAGTCATTCATCAATGGCTATCTATGCAATTACAAATAAACAATTTTCTCTAAAATTGCAGGTTGGGTGGAAACAGCCGTTCTGCCAGGAGATGGGCAATAAATTGGTGAAAGGCGGCAGCTAAATGGGGATGCTGCTTCTGCATGAATTGCAGGTTTTGGCGCGTGAGGCAATAAAGGCTGCTGTCTTTATCGGCGATCGCGGTCACGGAGCGGGGGGTGTTTTGGTAAAATTCGGCTTCTCCTAACACGGTACCGGAACTGAGCCTTTGTAAGCGCTGGGGTGCCTCGTCCTGAGACTGACTCAAAATACTCACTTGACCATTTTCCAGGAAGTAAAGGGTATCGGATGCTTCTCCAGGCTTAAATAGGATGCAGCCAGCCGAGAGCTGGAGGGGTTCTAGATAATGCATGAATTGGCGTCCCTCCTCTTTCTGGAGGAGCAGCAGGTCGGAGATTTGCAGCGCCAGGGGCAAGAATCGTCGTCGTCGCAGGTGGGTGGCTTTGAGGATCTGTTCTTCGCACCATTCAATGCCGCGATCGAGATCGGGAAAGCGATGGCAGATCCCATCTTCAACCTGAATGCAATCATTTCGAATCAATTGGTGTTCCAGATCGGGGTGAAGGTGGGTAAAAACCAGGTGCAACTCTTGCTGTTGCGCCAGACGGCGAAGTTTAACAAAGCTCGATATTGCCGATGAATCTAACCCACTGATCAGATGGAAATCAAATACCAAATACCGAATGGGCGTTCTTGCGCGTGTCAGTATATGGCGCACACGGTTGAGGAAAGTGTTGGAAGTGCCAAAAAAGATATAGCCCTGAAGGCACAGAATATAAATCTGGTAGCCTGCCTGGCGCACAAATACGTTGCTGTTGAAACGATCGCTTGAAGTTGCTGGGGCGATTGACCCCGAATTTTTCATCGTGAATCAGACCTGTCCGGCTGTAATTGACAGCAAAGATCAGGCAGGCGATCACCAATCCGGCTCCCACCCCTTGCAAGAAGCCTGATGCCGCAATAATCAGCAGAATTAGCACAATCAAGCCATATTCAACGATAGGCAATCTTTTGCGGGCGTTGTAGAGCCATTCAATCAGAGAGCTGAGACCAATATAGAACAGGAGTCCACCCAGAAGTGGTTTGGGCACATAGGCGATCATCTTCGTCCCAAGCAACAAAAAGGTGCCACAGAGAAGACTGGCAACAATTCCCGATAGCCGACTGGTAGCGCCAGCGGCGTGGTTCAGGATACTCCGGTTAAACGAGAGGTAACCGACCATGCCACCGCCGAGTCCCGCTGCCAGATTAGCGATACCACAAGCTTTGAGTTCGCGGTTGATGTCTATATCCTGCTGATTGGTGAGTTCCAATCCGGTGGCATTGAGCAGAGTGGCGATCGCCAGCACCGTCATCATCGCCATCAAACTGGTGGTTTCTCTAAACAAAATCTGCCAATTGATCTGTGCTAAAAAGGACCATCCGGTTATGGTTTCCTGGGAGTTGATGGCTCCAACTGAGAAGAGCCAACCCTGCTCCCGTGCCTGTTCCAGGGAAATGCCCATGCTACTGAGCAGCAGATAGGTGAGTACCAGTCCTGCCACCAAGAAAGCAGGCAGGACAAAGTAATCGTTGAAGCGGTTGAGAACGCATTTGAGCAGCACTGCAAACCCCAACGCCGGTAACCAATGGATCAGTGTGTCGAATTGAAATAAATGGGTGAGATTGCCAAATCCTAAGGAAACTCCGGTGGCGACGGTAAAGCCACCGCGAATAATTAGCCACCCGGCTCCAGCCAGGAACCCGCCAATTACCGGATAGGGGACGAAGCGAACGAAATGCCCTAGCTGAAGCTGATTTAGCCCGATTAAAAATAGCCCGGAAAGAATGGAACTGCCGACCAGCATTGCCCAAACCGTTGGTAGAATGCTGGCTGATCCGTCTTGACCAATTAATTGGGTCGTGATGGAGCTTGCCATTAATGCCAGGATGGCAGATGTGTTGGAGTCTGGGCCAGCGATCGCGAAGCTGAAAGAACTGGTGCAGGCGACAGCAAACGCGATCAAAGCGGCACTGATTAGCGCACTATTGATACCAACCGATAGATGCGTAGCCAAATTCCCCGAAAAGATGAGGGCGGCAAAGGAAAGGCTGTAGGTAACCGAAACCAGCCCGGAGATTAAGCCTGCCACGATGTTTGGCAGCAAAGCTCCTGTCTGAAGTCGAGGCAGACGGTTGAACATGGAGGCAATTGCTAGTCCCACGTCAGTTCTAAGCTAGGCATCAGGCGTTGCAAATTTTTGAGCGATCGCTCCTGCCAGGGAATTGTAGTTGAACCGTTGACAATCAGCTTGATATCTTCTTTGTCGCGCACCTTCAGAACAAATTTTGACAAGACATTAATTCCTGAGCTATTCAGAAATTCAAGTTCCTGCAAATTGAGTTTGAGGATAGCGGGATGATCCTCCAGCACCTGATCCAACAACTGCACAATTGGTGCGTAGTCTTCCATCCCTGCCAGCCGTAAGGCTCCTCGGCAAAACACGGTTTGCATGGTTTCGTCGTACTGAACGCTATACTTCTCAGATGTAATCTCCATTCCCTTGCGGTTCCTACTGCTTAAAGTTTTTGTCCCATCGCTCGCATCACTTACAGCCAGTTTCATTTGGATTAACCACACCCCACACCCCATACCCCACTTCACAAGACTGTGGCTTATTGATCTGAAAACCGCTGTAGTCAACGACATTCCCCTACATCATCAAGTAGACCATGGTGGTTACTGTAATAATTTCCGGGTCTTCCTGAACCGTTTCAAATTTCCACCCGATTTTTGCTAGATAATCACTCATCATGGTTAATAACCCCAGACCAGAACTATCGGGGCTATCCTCCTCCGCATTCTTTTCTAACTGACGAATCAGCAAATCGCCAGGATCAGCCGTCATAATTTCTTGAATAAACGACTGAAAATGATCGACTGTTTGCGCCTTAAGACTATTGGTTGCAAGGAAAACAAGGCTATCGGTATGCAGTTGCAGGGTAATGCTGATGGGATATTCCGTTGTGGAATCGTTAAACTTCATTGCGTTTTCGAGTAATTCATTGGCAATGAAGCTGACAGCACTTTTGACCTCAACCTTGCTGTTGATTTTTGAAACAGTGTCCTGGCTTCTGGGGAAAAACGCAGCAAAGTAGTCTGCCATAAAGTCAGCTGACAACCCGTTATTGTGCCAGCGTTGTTGCAAGGGAGCAGAACTGGGTGAAAAAACGATCGTCAAGTACTCTTTGCTAACAGGCAAATGTTCACTGAAATCTCCAAGGATTTGAACCATGTATGTAGCCCTCTACTGCTACCTACGTTTGAATTGACACTGAAGGAATCATAACACCAACATTGTTATTTCTTGGTTCGTTCAAGGGATAGAGGGATCAAACAGGGACGCATTTGCCTGCGATCGGTAGCAATTCTACTTGAAGGATGAAAAATGTCTTGCTGCCAGCCGTCCGCCATTAACCCAGCATTCTTTGTTTATCCAGATCGGGCAGTGACAACCGGATTGCATAGCGTGCGTCAGGCAACGTCTAACACCCAGGTTAACCGTGGTTTCGGTGCGGTACGCTGACGCTAACAGCGGCTTACGAGGGAATATCCTAATCTTTTGTTATCGGGGTAATATTTTGAGATTGCTAGATTCCCAAATGGTTTAATGTTTCTAACAATTTAGTTAGCGCATCCCTAAAATACTGAGATTGGTGCAATTATTTGAAATCAGTGCCATTACGCGACGATAATTAGTATCAATTTTTACACTTAATCCTGGGGAGGGGGCGATGGTTTCAGCTTTAAAGCAGGAGTTGCAAATACAGTCTTGGCTACCCAGTGTCGCGGTCGGTTTAATCATGGGAGTCACAATGACGCTGACCGAAATCATTCCGATGGCGGCGTTGGTGTTTTCTGGTCAACTAGAACCGTTTTTGCCCACGGGAATTAGCATTACCCTGCTGAGTGCGGCGATCGTTGGCATCGTCCTGGCATTACGCAGTTCATTCGTGGGCTTGCTGGCATTTCCCGTTGCCGAACAGGTGACGATTTTAGGCACAATGGCAGCGGCGATCGCCCGCTCAATGTCTGCTGCCAGCAGCGAGGAGGTCTTGCTGACCATTGTGGCAGCAATTGTCGTCTCCTCCCTATTAACAGGGGCATTTCTGTATATTCTAGGACGGTTCAAGCTGGGGGAACTGATCCGCTTTTTACCCTATCCGGTCGTGGGCGGTTTTTTGGCGGGTTTGGGCTATCTAATCACCGCTGGGAGTATTCATGTGCTGACCCGCGAAACGCTCAGTTGGGTAACATTGGGTTCCTTTCTTCAAGGCGACATGGTGTTGCGTTGGGTGCCCTCTTTGATTTTTGCGGTGTTGCTGTTGGTCATGACTCGTCGCTACCACCATTTCGCGATTTTACCAGGGAGCATGGCGGCGGCGATCGCGCTCTTCTACCTGGTGCTATTCCTGACCCACACGTCGATTGCGCAGGCATTGCAGACGGGCTGGTTGCTGGGGCCTTTTCCCGAAAACCATAGCTGGAAACCATTCAGTGCGATGGTTCTGACCCAGGCAAACTGGTCTGCGATCGTGCCGCAACTGGGTAGTATTGCGGCGCTGATGTTGATCACGGCACTGTCGCTACTGTTGATCTCCAGTTCGCTAGAGCTAATTACCGAGCGAGATATGGATCTAAATCGGGAACTGGAGGCAACTGGAATTGCCTGTCTGCTGTCCGGTCTACTGGGTGGTATGGTGGGAAGCCATGCAATTACCTCCATGTTGGTGGAGAAGATGGGCGGCAAGAGCCGTCTGGTGGGGGTTGTCGTGGCGTTGATCTATCTCATCTTTCTGCTGGTCGGCGTGTCCTTTCTGACCTTCTTCCCCAAGCCTGTTTTAGGTGGGCTGCTGATGTTTACGGGATTGGATTTGTTGGCAATGCAATTGTATGACGGCTGGTTTAAGCTACCCAAGACCGATTACGGGATTGTGCTGCTGATTATGGCGATCGTTGTGATGTTCGGCTTTGTCGTCGGTGTTGTGGTTGGTTTGGTCATTGCCATTATCCTATTTGCGCTTAACTACAGTCGGGTCAGTGTTGCCCGTTATAGTCGATCGGGAGCCAGCCTCAGCAGCCATCGTAAACGTCCCCCCAATCAGGAACGGATGCTGCACGAGGAGGGGGAGAAGACTCATGTTTTAACCCTCCAGGGATTCATCTTTTTTGGCACTGCAAATCAGCTATTCACTCAAATCCGTCAGCGAGTGCACACCCCCAATTTGCCCGCGCTCCAATTTCTGGTGTTGGATTTTCGGCTGGTTACGGGGCTGGATTCTTCAGCCGTGGTTAGTTTTGTCAAACTGAAGCAATTAGCCCGCAAGCAAGACTTTCGAATTGTTTTTGCTGATGTGCTGCCAGTGGTGGAGAAGCCGCTCCGGCAGGGTGGTGTGGTGGTACTGGACGATCCGCAGTGCAAGGTGGTGTTCGATCTCGATCGGGCAATGGAGTGGTGTGAGAATCAGTTATTAGAAGCCAGTAAGTACCGCCGCACCCGATTTTTACCAATGGTCATGCAATTAAAAACTTACCTGACGGCTGATAGCAACCAGGTTTCGACCCTGATGAAATATCTGGAGTTGATGACATTGGAGGTCAACGACTATTTGTTTCATCAAGGAGATGCAGCAACGGCACTCTACTTCATCGAGTCGGGAGAAATGAGCACGCTCATGAGTACGGAAGGCAAGGATCGACGGGTGCAAACATTGGGGGCTGGAACCACGGTGGGGGAAGTGGAGTTTTATACCCAGGTTCCCTATAAAGTAGCCGCGATCGCCGATAAACCCACGCGCCTCTACCGCCTTTCTAGTGAAGATTTACAGCGCATGCAGCAGGAACAACCCGAAGTGGCAGCGATTTTTAGCAATTGGATGAATGGGCTTTTGGCAAATCGTCTCACCTATTTGCAACAGGAAATTACCAGTTTGACCTGCTAAGTGAACAACGGTAATGCCTGGAAATGCCAGACTAATAGGATAGCTTGAGGGGTGCGATTATAGGGAAGTATTCGTCTTACCCACTGACTATGGCTGCTTCATTCCTATCTCCGGTACAGCAAGGGAGAAATGGCTGGAAACAATATCTAGCAGGAATTCTCCTTCTGGTTCTTATGCCGATACTTACCTTGGCGATTTTCCTGATTTTTCTACTTTTGAGCTTGTCAATATTCTCTCCCGATTTTCGGCAAATTCTGAAAAATAAGGGGGGGATAGAACAGTTGCTAAATACACAGTTCTATGGATTCCCTTTTCTATATTTGTTCTTATTGGGAGCATTTTCTACTCTATTTTTATTCACCCTGGTCTTTGTTTTGAGAAGGATTCATCATCGAGATATTCTCACTTTATTGGGATCGGATGCTTCTACTGTCGATTGGCAAAGAGTGGCGCAGGGATTTGCTGTTGAGTTTGGGTTGCGATCTCTGATACTTTTCAGCATTTATTTAATCAACCCTTCGCGTTATCGCTTCGCCTTCAGCGCTTCAGAATGGTTAATTTCCCTCCCTTTTTCACTGTTACTTGCAGGTTACAGTTCACTGGTCGCCTGCCTTTTTTTCTACGGCTACCTGTTCCAGGGAATGAGTTGTCTGATTCCAAATCCTGTACGTCTGATAACAGTTTATGGCTTGATTCTGGGAACTTTACAGGCGCTTTCCGTCAAGAATCCCGTTGATTGGATTGGAGCCGTCTTCTTTCAGATATTTCTGCTATGGATAATTTTGAAAGATAAAAGACTTGAGGTCGCTATTGGCTTAATAACGGCAGGCTCTTTTTTCTCCTATACCATTTGGAGATCGGTCAGCCGTCCGCTTCAGACTCCAACAATTCTAGTACGCTCTGCCGAGTCTCTTTCACCTGTTATTTATCTGGTACTGGCTGTAATTGAAGCTGTTTTATTCTATGTCATCTGGTTTTATGTAATCCACCGAGACCATTTGCGATCGCCTGAATAAATTGATAGATCCGCACTCACAAACTTGTTGATAACCTGCTCTTATTATGAGGGTGTGCCCTCCTACTGAAATTGTTAGATTATGGAACCTTTTTCCAGCATCCATTTGCCAGGAGCTTTCACTTCCTACATCGAAGCAAACTTTTATGGCAAAGTAACCGAACAATCGATGTTGGAGACGATCGTCAATAATGAAAGTTTCCTTGCTGAACCACTCAAGCATGTTGCGCTCTACTCAGATCATGGGATTGTGCATGGGCGAGACATTGCAGCGAAAATTGAGCAGGTCTTGCACCAGATCAATGGGTTGCTGATTTCGAAGCGGCAAGGCAATCGGCTGGAGTTTATGTTGGGCTACGGTGTCATGCTGGCGTATCTGCATGATATTGGGATGCGCGACTTTTCTGCTTTTGGGCGAGTGATGCACCCGGAGTTTGCTGCCCAACTGGTTTACACTCCAGAATTTGATCCGCTGGTCGATTTGCTCTGGCAGGAAAATTCTGGCAATGTAGCGTGGCGGTTGAGCAATTTATCGATGGGTGGCAAATTGCAGCAAAATCCTCAACTGGTTCTGCGGGAAATGTTGTCCTTATCAATTGCCCATAGTAAAAGCAAAATTTCAGTTGCACTTTTAAACGATCCACTTGAGTTACAGAAAACTATTCAAACCTGTCTTAGCACCAATTTGCATACGCTCTACCATCAACAGCAGATTGCCAAAATTGAACGGAAACTTGCCACTGAATCCAATCTAGATATAGAAACATTAGCAACACTTAAGCACCAATTAGAAATAGCAAAGACATCGCGATCGCAATGGTTAAAGCAAACAGAGCATGCAACCCATAACCCTGACCTCGATCGCTATTATCAAAATTTTGCTCAAACATCATTTCAATGGCTGACCAGCTCAGATCCGGCATTGCAATCATTAGCAGTAGATGTGATCGATACATTGCGAGTGCTGCGTTGTGCCGATGCGTTGCGGCAGCGTGGACAACGGTTTAGGACTTCAGCAGGCTATGAAGTCTTTGTCAATCAGCATACGGCGAATGCGGTTTATGGGCTGCGATCATCTGATGGGAGTAAACAGTTTCTTCTGGAGGGGAAAGACCCGATCGCCGCTGGAGAAGCCAATATTACCAGTTGCGTTCTGGATCGGGAGGGCGATTTGCGGGTGTCGTTTGATCGGGGTTCATTTTCCAGCCCAGAAGCCATCCAGTGGGCAGTTCACAGTGCTGCAATTGTAATCAATGATATTCAGGCAGATGTGATCGGTAGTTTTCAGCGTTCAGTTGGTCTGGATAGCGCTTCATTCGGGCAAAAGCAGCCAGATACCATGAAAATTTTGATTGAAGGTGTGGACGATAATCCCACATTTGCCCCAGCAGTGTGTGCAGAACTGGGACAACTTAACCCTGTGATCGCCGATCGTTGCTGTCCAGTTACCTCCCTTCAACATGCCGATTTGGTAGAGGTAGAGCGTTATCTGGCAGGCATTCAACCAACCTGGAATCGGCAGGATCAGCAATCGATTCTGAATCAGATTGGGCGATCGGGGCAAAAAGTTGATCATCTAGATCTGCCAAATGCCTTTCGCGATATTAAGATTGTTACCCTCAAGGCTGGAGAGATATTATTTGAGGCAGATTCCCCTGGAAGTTTTGTTTACATTTCAATGGGGGAAGGCTTGAGAAGTTTTCCCTCTGGGGGCTATCAGGCAGCCCCAGTTCAAGCCTGGATGCAGATTGGTGATACGGCTGCAATTAAAGGCTCTCGACGAAATGCGCGGGTCATTGCAGAACAACCCACCCATCTGTTGATGATTCCGAAGCAGCCTTATCTCCAGTATTGGTATAACCCCTACACCGTTGATGAATTTATCCAATTATTTGGGGGAACTCACCAATCTACCCTGGAACGGCGGCACCTGCTGCCAGCGATCGCGGTCTATAAAAAGTTCATTGGAAAAACCCGTCGCCATCGCTATTTGCCGTTGAGCCTTCGGCTTAAAACCGTGTTTCAAGATCCGGAGCAGGTTGCTCCGTTTATCACCTATTTGGAACAACGAGATGTCCGAGTCGGAGATTGTCTGTTTCGTCAGGCTGATCCGGCGGATGCCATCTACTTTTTGGAGTTGGGACAAGTTCACACGGTGGTTGAGTTCATTAGCGGACAGCCCAAATCGGTACAGTCCTATGAATCGGGCGCATTGATTGGAGAAATTGATTTTTATACTCAGTCTGGTTATCAAACAACGGCTGTGGCTCAATGCGATAGC is part of the Kovacikia minuta CCNUW1 genome and encodes:
- a CDS encoding ParA family protein, with amino-acid sequence MPKVKVADSTVLPEKCPKILAFANQKGGSGKSTGAVHAADWFIQKGRSAILVDADGQQSSSSWLKDLELPCKVISDPEALFDELPRLAKSYDVVVVDGPGNASEVTKAVLIRSDLILIPCRDSMIDLASTGKIVQFVRQAKEIRGGLPIAAIYLNAVKDNTILLREAREALQSGIIPLLNTTLPDRQCIKDSPGQGNTVFRMKGEAARTAARAYTKLFVEALKLFDSES
- a CDS encoding glycosyltransferase is translated as MKQLPQIASSQAAEVRTASKSPLPKISVIIPAFNEEENIEDCVKSVITSTQRSAAQLEVWIIDDQSTDRTPEILQTLQMQLADPRLNLIAGLPRPSDQVWTGKNWACHQGASLAKGEFLLFIDADMRLKPDAISAVVQVAIAHQLDFLTCIPTIVCGSLIEWLVQPLMFINLIVSFNSQAVKNPKAKTSFALGPFLLFRASTYNEIGGHQSVAGQIAEDVAFARKLKHGGFKLQQFIGTDLASLRMYRNWQSLWEGWTKVLYVGAQQNFGLMVLLMIVMILVYTIPWVGLAIATVQVLQNSTAILWAEIGLAGLAIVLQFWIRKLGSQALGTSTKYWWLQSIGGFLIALLAITSVIKAETGWGWTWRGRKLVSVK
- a CDS encoding cyclic nucleotide-binding domain-containing protein, with the protein product MYILCLQGYIFFGTSNTFLNRVRHILTRARTPIRYLVFDFHLISGLDSSAISSFVKLRRLAQQQELHLVFTHLHPDLEHQLIRNDCIQVEDGICHRFPDLDRGIEWCEEQILKATHLRRRRFLPLALQISDLLLLQKEEGRQFMHYLEPLQLSAGCILFKPGEASDTLYFLENGQVSILSQSQDEAPQRLQRLSSGTVLGEAEFYQNTPRSVTAIADKDSSLYCLTRQNLQFMQKQHPHLAAAFHQFIAHLLAERLFPPNLQF
- a CDS encoding SulP family inorganic anion transporter produces the protein MFNRLPRLQTGALLPNIVAGLISGLVSVTYSLSFAALIFSGNLATHLSVGINSALISAALIAFAVACTSSFSFAIAGPDSNTSAILALMASSITTQLIGQDGSASILPTVWAMLVGSSILSGLFLIGLNQLQLGHFVRFVPYPVIGGFLAGAGWLIIRGGFTVATGVSLGFGNLTHLFQFDTLIHWLPALGFAVLLKCVLNRFNDYFVLPAFLVAGLVLTYLLLSSMGISLEQAREQGWLFSVGAINSQETITGWSFLAQINWQILFRETTSLMAMMTVLAIATLLNATGLELTNQQDIDINRELKACGIANLAAGLGGGMVGYLSFNRSILNHAAGATSRLSGIVASLLCGTFLLLGTKMIAYVPKPLLGGLLFYIGLSSLIEWLYNARKRLPIVEYGLIVLILLIIAASGFLQGVGAGLVIACLIFAVNYSRTGLIHDEKFGVNRPSNFKRSFQQQRICAPGRLPDLYSVPSGLYLFWHFQHFPQPCAPYTDTRKNAHSVFGI
- a CDS encoding ParB/RepB/Spo0J family partition protein, translated to MTTRRKLKDAIASNEELSFVFGQSTAEKIVQTVEAVQEQMIPFRSILCTFSFVPDQKPVRHYYDAGELEQWALNDIQPNGIRSPLWVRSHPIVSGKYELVAGLRRLKAAEILGLEFLPAKIFDWDDRTAFHAAISENSNRRDFSALEELDNTLRLLEIQLGYDTDEVVSFLYRMNNATKGTTNQNVLVSEEAELVQQIFNAFGRITWQSFVATRLPLLKKPNDILDAIRQGKIQYTKGILIASVKDPDARQDLLEEVIEASLPLSEIKQRIKASNDGTQRPTGSAAKSVSLQQRLTQTVQMAKRNKSLWHDPSKTQQIEQVIGQLEAIVMS
- a CDS encoding slr1659 superfamily regulator; the protein is MEITSEKYSVQYDETMQTVFCRGALRLAGMEDYAPIVQLLDQVLEDHPAILKLNLQELEFLNSSGINVLSKFVLKVRDKEDIKLIVNGSTTIPWQERSLKNLQRLMPSLELTWD